The following are encoded in a window of Mycoplasmopsis verecunda genomic DNA:
- the pip gene encoding prolyl aminopeptidase, with product MKLFSNIEPYGKGYLQVDDIHKIYYEVSGNPSGQPVMFFHGGPGGATSPKCRRFFDPAFYKIILFDQRGAGKSLPYCELKNNNTQELVNDVEKLRQYLKLDKVVILGGSWGSTLAMCYAIKYPQNVKALILRGVFLARQEDIDFLYEKGADVFYPDYFEKYANYVANEQGNSILEKYYKLLIGNDKEKRNKAAELFANWESTVVSINKANIKPNFKHDYQIALLEAHYFMNNSFFPNDNYILDNIDKFKDIRTIIVHGRQDIDTRPIGAWLVAKELSNCTLNLVDAAGHTQWDARNQAKLLEANEIIKEEIRNKLI from the coding sequence ATGAAACTATTTTCTAATATCGAACCTTATGGAAAAGGTTATTTACAAGTAGATGATATTCATAAAATTTATTATGAAGTAAGTGGAAATCCATCAGGACAACCTGTTATGTTTTTCCATGGTGGTCCAGGTGGAGCAACATCACCTAAATGTAGAAGATTCTTTGATCCAGCCTTTTATAAAATAATTTTATTTGATCAAAGAGGTGCCGGTAAATCTTTACCATATTGTGAATTAAAAAATAATAATACTCAAGAATTAGTTAATGATGTTGAAAAATTAAGACAATACCTTAAGTTAGATAAAGTAGTAATTTTAGGTGGTTCATGAGGCTCTACATTAGCAATGTGTTATGCTATTAAATATCCCCAAAATGTTAAAGCTTTGATTTTACGCGGTGTATTTTTAGCTAGACAAGAAGATATTGATTTCTTATATGAAAAAGGTGCCGATGTCTTTTATCCAGATTACTTTGAAAAATATGCTAATTATGTTGCGAATGAGCAAGGTAATTCTATATTAGAAAAGTATTACAAATTATTAATAGGAAATGATAAAGAAAAAAGAAATAAAGCGGCTGAATTATTCGCAAATTGAGAATCAACTGTTGTCTCAATTAATAAAGCAAATATTAAGCCTAATTTCAAGCATGATTATCAAATCGCTTTATTAGAAGCGCATTATTTCATGAATAATTCATTTTTTCCTAATGATAACTATATTTTAGACAATATAGATAAGTTTAAAGATATTAGAACAATAATTGTACATGGAAGACAAGATATTGATACTAGACCAATTGGAGCTTGATTAGTCGCTAAAGAATTAAGTAATTGTACTCTAAATCTTGTTGATGCAGCAGGACATACACAATGAGATGCTAGAAACCAAGCAAAATTACTTGAAGCTAACGAAATTATTAAGGAAGAAATAAGAAATAAATTAATCTAG
- a CDS encoding C1 family peptidase — protein MELKLETLHKFEEKYNNNPNNKLIENAVIKNGIKNTCLNHEVLIKHDFVFDIETTLGDITSQNQSGRCWIFASLNMARVDAMKNLNVKSFEFSQNYFAFYDKLEKANTFLNLVIENIDKDNTDRLMYHLISKSSATDGGYWEWFAALLRKYGAVPKSIMPETFLSGNTNEMNEQIDLHLKQAFNTLKEMHKVGKSLQAMHQYREEVLFEVYDIVSKCLGRPPKVFTYEYKDKDDKYQKIQNITPKEFFDKFVGNDFDNKVDLIHDPRGIYPYGTKYILKYQDSIYQNSEVAMINASLETIKKAVILSLKDNVPVWFGCDVDPFKDNKSGIFDPELYLYDELFTPVHNLDKSARIDLFNSSLNHAMAFVGVKTNEGKPIAWKVENSWGDKSGNKGIYSMSDSWFDEYNFSVIVDKKYVDEALLKDTNEKVYLELWEPLA, from the coding sequence ATGGAATTAAAATTAGAAACATTACATAAATTTGAAGAAAAATATAATAACAATCCAAATAATAAATTAATTGAAAACGCTGTGATTAAAAACGGTATTAAAAATACATGTTTAAATCATGAAGTATTAATTAAACATGATTTTGTATTTGATATTGAAACTACTTTAGGAGATATTACTTCACAAAACCAAAGTGGAAGATGTTGAATTTTTGCTTCATTAAATATGGCTAGAGTGGATGCTATGAAAAATTTAAATGTTAAGTCTTTTGAATTTTCACAAAACTATTTTGCTTTTTATGATAAATTAGAAAAAGCTAATACTTTCTTAAACTTAGTAATTGAAAACATTGACAAAGATAATACTGATCGTTTAATGTATCATTTAATTTCGAAATCAAGTGCTACAGATGGTGGATATTGAGAATGATTTGCAGCATTATTAAGAAAATATGGTGCTGTTCCTAAAAGCATAATGCCTGAAACATTTTTATCAGGAAATACTAATGAAATGAATGAACAAATTGATTTACACTTAAAACAAGCTTTTAATACTTTAAAAGAGATGCATAAAGTAGGAAAAAGTCTGCAAGCAATGCATCAATATAGAGAAGAGGTTTTATTTGAAGTCTATGATATTGTGTCTAAATGTTTAGGAAGACCACCGAAAGTATTTACTTATGAATACAAAGATAAAGATGATAAATATCAAAAGATTCAAAATATAACACCAAAAGAATTTTTTGATAAATTTGTAGGAAATGATTTTGATAACAAAGTAGATTTAATTCACGATCCTAGAGGTATTTATCCATATGGAACAAAATACATTTTAAAATATCAAGATTCAATTTATCAAAATAGTGAAGTTGCAATGATAAATGCTTCACTTGAAACAATTAAGAAAGCTGTTATTCTATCATTAAAAGATAATGTACCTGTTTGATTTGGCTGTGACGTAGACCCATTCAAGGATAATAAATCAGGAATTTTTGATCCCGAATTATATTTATATGATGAATTATTTACCCCAGTTCATAATTTAGATAAATCAGCTAGAATTGATTTATTTAATTCTTCATTAAATCATGCAATGGCTTTTGTTGGTGTTAAAACTAATGAAGGCAAACCTATAGCTTGAAAAGTTGAGAACTCATGAGGTGATAAATCAGGAAATAAAGGTATTTATTCAATGTCTGATTCTTGATTTGATGAATATAACTTCTCTGTAATTGTTGATAAAAAATATGTTGATGAAGCTTTATTAAAAGATACAAATGAAAAAGTGTATCTTGAATTATGAGAACCTCTTGCATAA
- a CDS encoding LacI family DNA-binding transcriptional regulator, translating to MTEHKKSKQISYKDISTIANVSISTISRYYNGGYVSNKTKRKIASVVKEYEYIPNHGARMIRGKDTSVFAIAPIFGSSLYQYIINGIIAACSRSNKRVITTYSNPSTQEYIETIKYMLSWRPTSLVVFVPEYDDLLFKYLRTIENVAIVVYGYQVDGLSWIIPNEIQGFYDVTMDFYKQLPEDDKKILFLQDRKLLTRQKEKRYAGFLKACQETNAECLKYEISTRKNEKDLKEFIAFAKEHNINNVVCSTHDSFISLATQNQRYFKLTDIGYQSIYDNLKIYSSKIFIDFPLIGLEIENMITNQREKKTLQQKEIDLKLISSVKKD from the coding sequence ATGACTGAACACAAGAAAAGTAAACAAATTTCTTATAAAGATATTTCAACTATAGCAAATGTTTCTATATCTACTATTTCTAGATACTATAATGGGGGTTATGTATCTAATAAAACTAAGCGTAAAATTGCTTCGGTTGTTAAAGAATATGAATATATTCCTAACCATGGAGCAAGAATGATTCGTGGAAAAGATACATCAGTATTTGCTATAGCTCCAATATTTGGAAGTAGTTTGTACCAATATATTATTAATGGGATTATAGCTGCTTGTTCTCGTAGTAATAAAAGAGTTATTACTACTTACTCAAACCCATCAACACAGGAATACATTGAAACAATCAAATATATGCTTTCATGAAGACCTACTTCATTAGTTGTTTTTGTACCTGAATATGATGATTTATTATTTAAATACTTAAGAACAATAGAAAATGTTGCTATTGTAGTTTATGGTTACCAAGTAGATGGATTAAGTTGGATTATCCCAAATGAAATCCAGGGATTTTATGATGTAACTATGGACTTTTATAAGCAATTACCTGAAGATGATAAGAAAATACTTTTCTTGCAAGACCGTAAACTATTAACAAGACAAAAAGAAAAACGTTATGCCGGTTTTCTAAAAGCTTGTCAAGAAACTAATGCTGAATGCTTAAAATATGAAATTTCAACAAGAAAAAATGAAAAAGATTTAAAAGAATTCATTGCATTCGCTAAAGAACATAACATAAATAATGTTGTTTGTTCTACACACGATTCATTTATTTCACTTGCTACTCAAAATCAAAGATACTTTAAATTAACTGATATTGGGTATCAATCAATATATGATAATTTAAAAATTTATTCAAGCAAAATTTTCATTGACTTCCCTTTAATAGGGCTAGAAATTGAAAATATGATAACAAATCAAAGAGAAAAGAAAACTTTACAACAAAAAGAAATTGACTTAAAATTAATTTCATCCGTAAAGAAAGATTAA
- a CDS encoding aminopeptidase P family protein, translating to MDKRKLEEMFEQTGVDALISEAPQTRLWYAGVQTSDGFIAIEKDKATLFVDGRYIEYASNNAKNVDVVLIKGNSLSEWFKNRGYKKIALEKNYLTKEVQDKIVSMVNPEEIKWVDAQALRVIKSKDELKIMQKVIDISLSALEEFKQWVKPGVTEKEAGAYLNYLLKKHGGDKEGFDEIVATASSSAEPHHHTTDKKLEEGCLLKVDFGARYKGYTADITRTWILGGEDKVRDSKALEILNIVKEAAAAGRASVKPGMKASDVDKVCRDYIKSKGYGDYFVHSTGHGLGIDVHEWPSISPLSQWTLEPGMILTVEPGIYIEGLGGARIEDDVLVTENGHYVFSRKEENNETIF from the coding sequence ATGGACAAAAGAAAATTAGAAGAAATGTTTGAACAAACAGGAGTTGATGCTTTAATTTCAGAAGCTCCTCAAACAAGATTATGATATGCTGGAGTACAAACATCTGATGGTTTTATTGCTATCGAGAAAGATAAAGCAACATTATTTGTTGATGGTAGATACATAGAATATGCAAGCAATAATGCGAAAAATGTAGATGTAGTATTAATAAAAGGAAATTCTTTATCAGAATGATTTAAAAATAGAGGATATAAGAAAATTGCTCTTGAAAAGAACTATTTAACAAAAGAAGTTCAAGATAAAATCGTTTCTATGGTTAATCCTGAAGAAATTAAATGAGTTGATGCACAAGCTTTAAGAGTTATTAAATCAAAAGATGAATTAAAAATTATGCAAAAAGTAATTGATATTTCATTATCAGCTCTTGAAGAATTTAAACAATGAGTTAAACCAGGTGTTACAGAAAAAGAAGCAGGAGCTTATTTAAACTATTTACTTAAAAAACACGGGGGTGATAAAGAAGGATTTGATGAAATTGTTGCAACTGCTTCTTCATCAGCTGAACCACACCATCATACAACTGACAAGAAATTAGAAGAAGGATGCTTATTAAAAGTTGACTTTGGTGCTAGATACAAAGGTTATACAGCTGATATTACTAGAACTTGAATTCTAGGCGGAGAAGATAAAGTAAGAGATTCCAAAGCTTTAGAAATCCTTAACATTGTAAAAGAAGCCGCAGCTGCTGGAAGAGCAAGTGTTAAACCAGGTATGAAAGCTAGTGACGTAGATAAAGTGTGTCGTGATTACATAAAATCAAAAGGTTATGGAGATTATTTTGTACACTCAACTGGGCACGGTTTAGGAATTGATGTACATGAATGACCTTCTATTTCACCTTTATCACAATGAACATTAGAACCAGGAATGATTTTAACAGTTGAGCCAGGAATTTACATTGAAGGTCTTGGTGGAGCTAGAATTGAAGATGATGTTTTAGTAACAGAAAACGGACATTATGTATTCTCAAGAAAAGAAGAAAATAATGAAACTATTTTCTAA
- a CDS encoding phosphopentomutase: MAKFRRVFMIVTDGLGIGPDADQKRFGDDGANTIRSASMVEEFKIDTWKKLGIGNITNLNGNYHVKEPMAYMAKVQEVSNAKDTLAGHWEMMGIKTEVPFPTFAETGFPQDLIAELEKAFDGRKIVCNKAGSGTEIIDEYAQEQKDTGAIIVYTSNDSVLQIAAHEEWIGLDNLYRYGKEARRICSSKPEWNVGRIIVRPFIGTPETGYTRTFNRHDYANQPRPMILNELQKAGIEVIGIGKINDIFVGQGISEAIHSDGDMDGMDKTIELAEQDGENKFIFTNLVQFDSHYGHRRNVHGYAQNIADLDAKLGKLINAMREDDLLIMTSDHGNDPLYPGFNHTREFLPATIYSKSFKSPRVLPNFTGLGTLGNIVARNFGVDIVTETGDDVFEELV; encoded by the coding sequence ATGGCTAAATTTAGACGTGTATTTATGATCGTAACAGATGGTCTAGGAATTGGACCAGATGCCGATCAAAAACGTTTTGGAGATGATGGAGCTAACACAATTCGTTCAGCTTCTATGGTAGAAGAATTTAAAATTGATACTTGAAAAAAATTAGGTATTGGTAATATTACAAACTTAAACGGAAATTACCATGTAAAAGAACCAATGGCATACATGGCAAAAGTACAAGAAGTTTCAAATGCTAAAGATACATTAGCAGGACACTGAGAAATGATGGGAATTAAAACAGAAGTTCCATTCCCTACATTTGCTGAAACAGGATTTCCACAAGATTTAATTGCAGAATTAGAAAAAGCATTTGATGGAAGAAAAATTGTATGTAATAAAGCTGGTTCAGGAACAGAAATTATTGATGAATATGCTCAAGAACAAAAAGATACAGGAGCAATCATTGTTTATACATCAAATGACTCAGTGCTTCAAATTGCTGCTCATGAAGAATGAATCGGATTAGACAATCTTTACAGATATGGTAAAGAAGCTAGAAGAATTTGTTCTTCAAAACCAGAATGAAACGTTGGACGTATTATTGTTAGACCATTTATTGGTACACCTGAAACAGGCTACACAAGAACATTTAACAGACATGATTACGCTAACCAACCAAGACCAATGATTTTAAATGAATTACAAAAAGCTGGAATTGAAGTTATCGGAATTGGAAAAATTAATGACATTTTCGTAGGTCAAGGTATTTCAGAAGCTATTCACTCAGATGGTGACATGGATGGAATGGATAAAACAATCGAATTAGCTGAACAAGATGGAGAAAACAAATTCATCTTTACAAACTTAGTTCAATTTGACTCACACTACGGTCACAGAAGAAATGTTCACGGATATGCACAAAACATTGCTGATTTAGATGCTAAATTAGGAAAATTAATTAATGCAATGCGTGAAGATGATTTATTAATCATGACAAGTGATCACGGTAATGACCCATTATACCCAGGATTCAACCACACAAGAGAATTCTTACCAGCTACAATTTACTCAAAATCATTTAAATCTCCAAGAGTATTACCTAACTTCACAGGATTAGGAACATTAGGGAATATCGTTGCAAGAAACTTCGGTGTTGATATTGTTACTGAAACAGGTGATGACGTATTTGAAGAATTAGTATAA
- a CDS encoding DDE-type integrase/transposase/recombinase — MVNSHLYVNSSKKPKKFKEDKNTKDDFDYLVGLDKRKNLKSLEAASGDFMVISNNDKHYHLHMISDIKTGKILAYNLSDNQSAKVVLKDICKLPNNISILNTDHGRQYFDKEVRKELKKRNIRQSMGIAGKPNDNLWIEYIFGRIRQELFSQHNIEKLSINHVKTLIDEYVDYWNNKRPIKALNYMSPNEYLDFFDEKNCPKYLF; from the coding sequence ATGGTAAATTCACATCTATATGTAAATAGCTCAAAGAAACCTAAGAAATTCAAAGAAGATAAAAATACAAAAGACGACTTTGACTATCTTGTTGGTTTAGATAAACGTAAAAATTTAAAGTCACTGGAAGCAGCATCTGGTGATTTTATGGTTATAAGTAATAATGATAAACACTATCATTTACATATGATTAGTGACATAAAAACTGGAAAAATACTTGCTTATAATTTAAGCGATAATCAATCTGCAAAAGTTGTATTGAAAGATATTTGCAAATTACCTAACAATATTTCAATCTTGAATACTGATCATGGAAGACAGTATTTCGATAAAGAAGTTAGAAAAGAATTGAAGAAGAGAAATATCAGACAGTCAATGGGTATTGCAGGTAAGCCTAATGATAACCTATGAATTGAATATATTTTTGGAAGAATTAGACAAGAATTATTCTCTCAACACAATATCGAAAAATTATCAATTAATCATGTGAAAACATTAATAGATGAATATGTAGATTATTGAAATAATAAAAGACCTATTAAGGCCTTAAATTACATGTCACCGAATGAATATTTAGATTTTTTTGATGAAAAGAACTGTCCTAAATATCTTTTTTAG
- a CDS encoding deoxyribonuclease IV, protein MILLGSHVSFKAPNYLSESCEISINQNANTMMIYLGAPQNVRRVDVDKYGLDIYEDKYESLIPRERIVVHAPYIVNPSNPDKAQFAIDFLVQEIKRMDYAGFKYLVLHPGASVGYDVEEALDTLVDSLKEIIARTPDSNVVICIETMAGKGTEVGVNFEQLAHILQWVNNDRVQVCLDTCHVWDAGYDIKDYEEFKDELRKWDILKHIKVIHLNDSKNEVASHKDRHANIDKGTIGLKALQKFVFDPDFENIPIILETPVPETGPIYKEEIAMLLNKDN, encoded by the coding sequence ATGATACTTTTAGGATCCCATGTGTCTTTTAAGGCACCTAATTATTTATCAGAATCATGTGAAATATCAATTAATCAAAATGCAAATACTATGATGATATATCTAGGAGCTCCACAAAATGTACGTAGAGTTGATGTAGATAAATATGGATTAGATATTTATGAAGATAAATATGAATCATTAATACCAAGAGAGCGAATAGTAGTACATGCTCCTTACATTGTAAATCCTTCCAATCCAGACAAAGCACAATTTGCAATTGATTTCTTAGTTCAAGAAATTAAAAGAATGGATTATGCAGGATTTAAATATTTAGTATTACATCCAGGAGCTTCTGTAGGATATGATGTTGAAGAAGCTTTAGATACTTTAGTAGATAGCTTAAAAGAAATTATTGCTAGAACTCCTGATTCAAATGTAGTTATTTGTATTGAAACAATGGCTGGAAAAGGAACTGAAGTAGGAGTTAATTTTGAACAATTAGCTCATATTTTGCAATGAGTTAATAATGATAGAGTACAAGTGTGCTTAGATACTTGTCATGTATGAGATGCTGGATATGATATAAAGGATTATGAAGAATTTAAAGATGAATTAAGAAAATGAGATATATTAAAACATATTAAAGTTATACATTTAAATGATTCTAAGAATGAAGTTGCTTCACATAAAGATAGACACGCAAATATTGATAAAGGTACAATAGGATTAAAAGCATTACAAAAATTCGTTTTTGATCCTGATTTCGAAAACATTCCAATTATTCTGGAAACACCAGTGCCAGAAACTGGGCCTATTTATAAAGAAGAAATAGCTATGCTATTAAATAAGGATAATTAA
- the rpmG gene encoding 50S ribosomal protein L33 → MAREGYTLVCTECKMENYISKKNKKNHPEKVELSKYCSKCNAHTNHKEKK, encoded by the coding sequence ATGGCTAGAGAAGGTTACACATTAGTGTGCACAGAGTGTAAAATGGAAAACTATATTTCTAAGAAAAATAAGAAAAACCATCCAGAAAAAGTTGAACTTTCAAAATACTGTTCAAAATGTAATGCTCACACAAACCACAAAGAAAAGAAATAA
- a CDS encoding potassium channel family protein, translating into MQIKQLYLDNKPSILKIISLMTWSNTKIPNSLTKEKSKIRAMIFIYAGIITFSCLVSFLALVQSSGEHWNKFLASVQILTFFIFIIDYALHLITYQVHYKLPKLPMWKAALRYIFSFNGIIILFCILASFNAIAYLLPDNQADTFAQSGAAKFFNDIKSLTIFKMIRFFFILTLFAPFQIITQVFTQQRKVLTYVFILIIILIILFALIIWNNEANYLDEQRILWMKDDIIKPNMNAWLENNSWAKNIGQHKGNPSYKEIYNFIFSSNLESQLDKMGMSSSLNSIQHIKSEIENAVSSAGYPISFWNAIYFTTITLTTIGYGDYVPHAPVTKGIVIFISLVSIAIIAIPSGLIAGSFLSEMQKHFKNKDNNNSEEDDNKEEIKEKMSKIKNDIDKALNKSLDQNAKTQKDKKTEIQKNNEGK; encoded by the coding sequence ATGCAAATAAAACAGTTATATTTAGATAATAAGCCGTCTATATTAAAGATTATTTCTTTAATGACATGATCTAATACTAAAATCCCTAATTCCTTAACTAAAGAAAAATCTAAAATCAGAGCTATGATATTTATTTATGCGGGAATTATTACATTTTCATGTCTTGTTTCATTTTTAGCACTAGTTCAATCATCTGGTGAACATTGGAACAAATTTCTAGCATCCGTACAAATTTTAACTTTCTTCATTTTTATAATTGATTATGCATTGCATTTAATTACATATCAAGTACATTATAAATTACCGAAATTGCCTATGTGAAAAGCTGCTTTACGCTATATCTTTTCATTCAACGGAATTATTATTTTATTCTGTATTCTTGCATCCTTTAATGCAATTGCTTATTTATTGCCTGATAATCAGGCCGATACTTTTGCTCAATCAGGAGCAGCTAAGTTTTTTAATGATATTAAATCACTAACGATTTTTAAAATGATTAGATTCTTCTTCATTTTAACATTGTTTGCTCCATTTCAAATTATTACTCAAGTATTTACACAACAAAGAAAAGTTCTTACTTATGTATTTATTTTAATCATCATTTTAATCATACTTTTTGCACTTATTATTTGAAATAATGAAGCGAATTACTTAGATGAACAAAGAATTTTATGAATGAAAGATGATATTATTAAACCTAATATGAATGCATGGTTAGAAAATAACTCATGAGCTAAAAATATAGGACAGCACAAAGGAAATCCATCTTATAAAGAAATTTATAATTTCATTTTCTCATCTAATTTAGAAAGTCAATTGGATAAAATGGGAATGTCATCTTCTCTAAATAGTATCCAACATATTAAAAGTGAAATTGAAAATGCTGTATCATCTGCTGGTTATCCAATTTCATTTTGAAATGCCATTTACTTTACAACTATTACATTAACAACGATAGGTTATGGAGATTATGTGCCACATGCACCTGTAACAAAAGGAATAGTAATATTTATTTCTTTAGTATCAATCGCAATAATTGCAATTCCATCAGGGCTTATTGCTGGTTCATTCCTGTCTGAAATGCAAAAACATTTCAAAAATAAGGACAATAATAATTCAGAAGAAGATGACAATAAAGAAGAAATTAAAGAAAAAATGTCAAAAATAAAAAATGATATTGATAAAGCCTTAAATAAAAGTCTTGATCAAAATGCAAAAACCCAAAAGGACAAAAAAACCGAAATACAAAAAAACAATGAAGGGAAGTAA
- a CDS encoding kinetochore Spc7 family protein: MKNTRIDLLTGFTLVGNSFMPANTITYNKNIDINELNEDILYKNSDDKNLEHKLKEELGEDEYKKRKLIINNIIEQKEELKNAIPKNEKARLIINSIDKSEKIENNAYDLYEIRGMADKVKQLASQDITDSSLKDELEQLNTNKVINRIRSTQSHPKIILSARQNKSFYIPQWEYDKDDPEGIKYAKEAKKFKTQKEYEAELNKIVERVNEEQKLKEELERKRLEEFNKEMSEITVDIDLNSPTIDNDVKRAISNSFGYLVDSLEAHNEVMGDWLTKTNNMNIVSASFTAIAWGLFAAFSVASFFTFNAFAAHAASALLQASFMTYFTKRSFDSYYEGAKRLSEFQEVINSKEFKLWKEIKYTKHYELRQWIYTMKKIMSENNINFDDILKFDSFINTALDSLVNQQKGFSLGFSYFASGKSFTKWIHQLISKLSVKLSEKIPTIAPLLTASLSPDILSSTSNLLFKWKDLISRNYFGTLNKKLAQLEKLINVKKTILTKASALVPIMAILNIADFCLTIVSILHDIKLNTNLINMAQKIRQKYGFKDLLWNQ, from the coding sequence ATGAAGAATACAAGAATTGATTTACTAACAGGATTCACACTAGTAGGAAATTCATTCATGCCCGCGAATACTATAACATATAACAAGAATATAGATATAAATGAATTAAACGAGGATATTCTATATAAAAATTCAGATGATAAAAATTTAGAACATAAATTAAAAGAAGAATTAGGTGAGGATGAATATAAAAAAAGAAAGCTCATTATTAACAATATAATTGAGCAAAAAGAAGAATTAAAAAATGCAATACCAAAAAATGAGAAAGCAAGGTTAATAATTAATTCTATTGATAAATCAGAAAAAATAGAGAATAATGCTTATGACTTATATGAAATAAGGGGAATGGCAGATAAAGTTAAACAGTTGGCATCGCAAGATATAACTGATTCATCACTAAAAGATGAATTAGAACAATTAAATACTAATAAGGTTATAAACCGAATCCGTTCTACTCAATCGCATCCTAAAATTATTTTGTCAGCGAGACAGAATAAATCATTTTATATACCTCAATGAGAATATGATAAAGATGATCCAGAAGGTATTAAATATGCTAAAGAAGCTAAAAAATTTAAAACACAAAAAGAATATGAAGCTGAACTTAATAAGATAGTTGAACGTGTAAATGAGGAACAAAAGCTTAAAGAAGAACTAGAAAGAAAAAGATTAGAAGAATTTAATAAAGAAATGTCTGAAATTACTGTAGATATTGATTTAAATTCACCTACCATAGATAATGATGTAAAAAGAGCTATTTCTAATAGTTTTGGCTATTTGGTTGATTCTCTTGAAGCACATAATGAAGTTATGGGTGATTGACTAACCAAAACTAATAACATGAATATAGTAAGTGCATCTTTTACAGCAATTGCTTGGGGGCTATTTGCTGCTTTTAGCGTTGCTTCGTTTTTCACATTTAATGCATTCGCTGCCCATGCTGCTTCTGCTTTATTACAAGCATCATTTATGACATATTTCACAAAAAGAAGTTTTGATTCATACTATGAAGGTGCAAAAAGGCTATCTGAATTTCAAGAAGTTATAAACTCGAAAGAATTCAAATTATGAAAAGAAATAAAATACACTAAACATTACGAACTAAGACAATGAATATATACAATGAAAAAAATAATGAGTGAGAATAATATAAATTTTGATGATATACTAAAATTCGATTCATTTATAAATACAGCATTGGATTCATTAGTGAACCAACAAAAGGGGTTTTCATTAGGTTTCTCTTATTTTGCAAGTGGAAAATCATTCACAAAATGAATACATCAACTAATATCAAAATTATCAGTTAAACTATCTGAAAAAATACCAACAATTGCACCATTGCTAACTGCATCACTAAGTCCTGATATATTAAGTTCGACATCAAATCTATTATTTAAATGAAAAGATCTTATTTCAAGAAATTATTTTGGGACACTCAATAAGAAACTTGCACAATTAGAAAAACTAATTAATGTTAAGAAAACAATTTTAACTAAAGCATCAGCACTTGTGCCGATAATGGCTATACTAAATATTGCAGATTTTTGTTTAACTATTGTTTCAATTTTACATGATATTAAGTTAAATACTAATCTCATTAATATGGCACAAAAAATTAGACAGAAATATGGATTCAAAGACTTATTATGAAATCAATAA